TGCGAACTACGTTTCTACTTTGACCAGCACAAGAGTAGCTTGTTCACGATGAGCACGCAAGAATCTGCAGCCAAGCGAACCAAGGTCGATGGTCAAGGTGAGTTTGCTCGAATTGCAGCGTTCAAGGCCTAGGGTGGCTAGCATGGCGGAGGTTTCTCAGCTCAGCAAGATAGGCTTTGAGAGAGTGGAGATCAAGTTTTGGATGGCTCGTGCGATTTTAACGCTCTGCGCTTCAGTCTCGAGTGGAGCAAAAGAGAAAAttgaaaaaaaaaaaaccccccGAAAAAGGGACCAAAGAAGAGTTTAAGGATGGGAcgatgattcacgaatgtttTCTCGCCGTTCACGCATCCTCCTTCTGACATTGCATAGCTGTTTTGTTGATTACCTTGACACCATGCCAGAACACATTATCACGCACAGCGGCACGTTCCATGCCGACGAAGCGCTTGCCGTCAACCTTCTCCGCAAGCTGCCTCGCTTCGCCTCTGCGCGTCTCACTCGCACGCGCGATGCGGCCACGATCGAGAGcggctcgatcgtcgtcgacgtagGTGCCACCTATGACGCTGCCAACCACCGCTACGATCACCATCAACGTGGATTCGAAGAGGTGTTCGATGCCGATCACTCGACCAAGCTCTCGTCTGCCGGTCTCGTGTGGAAGCACTTTGGTCAAGAGATCATTGCTACCCACCTAcaactcgatgctgcagctcaaAAGGAGGTGGTCGACTTGCTCTGGCTGAAGCTGTACGATGATTTTGTCGAGGCAATTGACGGTATCGACAATGGCATTTCGCAGTACCCTTCGGACTTGAAGCCAAAATACAAGAGCAGGACGGACCTGAGCGCTCGGGTAGGATATCTGAACCCGAGCTGGAACGACAAGTCGGACAACGCCGAACTCGACGCTCGATTCGAAAAGGCTAGCGCCATGGCTGGCAACGAGTTcttcgagcgtctcgactATACTTTTAACGCGTGGCTGCCCGCACGacaggtggtggtggatgcgctcaacaAGCGAAGCCACCCGCAGCTACTGGTGTTTGACCAGTATGCCAGTTGGAAAGATCACCTGtttgagctcgagaagaacCTCAACATTGCGCCCACGGAACGCCCCATCTACGTTGTCTATCCGGATGAGAGTGGCAAGTGGCGGGTACAAGCGGTGCCGGTCTCGGCGGAATCGTTCGTCTCGCGCAAGGCTCTGCCCGAACCGTGGAGAGGAATTCGCGATCAGcagctgagcgagctgacCGGGATCCCCGGATGCATCTTTGTACACCAGTCCGGATTCATCGGTGGTAACGCGACGCAGGAGGGTGCGTTGCGAATGGCCAAGGACGCATTGGCGCATACCGGCGTTGCGTTTATTCACAGTGCTCCTGTGGGTGGTGAAACGGACGGtcacagccacagccacagtCACAACCACGATCACGGACACACGCACGACATTATGGACCATCCGGGAAAATTCAACGATCGTGAACTGCCCAATTACGAGAACCGCAACTGGGACGAGCGAGCGTTTACGGTGGGTATTGGTGGACCGGTTGGATCTGGCAAGACGGCGCTGCTACTTTCGCTGTGTCGCAAGCTTCGTGATCGATACAACCTGGCAGTTGTGACCAACGATATCTTTACGCGCGAAGACCAGGAGTTTCTGCGCAAGCACTCGGCGCTCTCGCCTGAATCCAAGATCCGAGCGATCGAGACCGGAGGTTGCCCGCACGCTGCGATCCGCGAAGACATTTCTGCGAACCTGGAAgcgcttgagcagctgcaggctGAATTCGAGACGCAACTGCTGTTCGTCGAATCCGGCGGTGACAATCTAGCTGCGGCGTATTCGGTTGAACTTGCCGACTTTCACGTGTACGTGATTGATGTGGCTGGAGGAGACAAGGTTCCGCGCAAGGGCGGTCCGAGTATCACGCAGAGCGACGTGCTTGTgatcaacaagatcgaTCTGGCCGAACAGGTGGGTGCCGATCTCGCTGTCATGAAGCGCGATGCCGATAGGGTCCGCGATGGCGGCCCTACGGCGTTTACTAGTGTCAAGCTGGACCAGGGCGTCGATGCGGTGGTCGACCTGATCTTGAGTGCAAGGCGCATTGCCGGTGCTGACAAGGCTGGTAAGCCTGTCACTGCACAGCAATGAGCAGCCACCAAcatgtcgagcatgctTTTTTTCCATCTCGATACAACATCAAAATGCAAATAGGCGCCTTTCCTTTCTCCGTCTCTGTCTTTGTGATAGTTCTGGTGGCATGTGAGTTCTACAGTACATGTGAGGTGCAAGGGCGGGATTGTCATTGTCAAGGCTACGCGCTACGTTACGCTTACACAATGAGTTGAGAGCGTATCCATAGTTGAGCTCATCATAACATTGTGTAAGCGCCCGGGGCGTTGTTCGGAGGTAGACACACATGCACCATATTGC
This region of Mycosarcoma maydis chromosome 23, whole genome shotgun sequence genomic DNA includes:
- a CDS encoding uncharacterized protein (related to Gamm1 protein / Ni-binding urease accessory protein (UreG)); this translates as MSTQESAAKRTKVDGQEHIITHSGTFHADEALAVNLLRKLPRFASARLTRTRDAATIESGSIVVDVGATYDAANHRYDHHQRGFEEVFDADHSTKLSSAGLVWKHFGQEIIATHLQLDAAAQKEVVDLLWLKLYDDFVEAIDGIDNGISQYPSDLKPKYKSRTDLSARVGYLNPSWNDKSDNAELDARFEKASAMAGNEFFERLDYTFNAWLPARQVVVDALNKRSHPQLLVFDQYASWKDHLFELEKNLNIAPTERPIYVVYPDESGKWRVQAVPVSAESFVSRKALPEPWRGIRDQQLSELTGIPGCIFVHQSGFIGGNATQEGALRMAKDALAHTGVAFIHSAPVGGETDGHSHSHSHNHDHGHTHDIMDHPGKFNDRELPNYENRNWDERAFTVGIGGPVGSGKTALLLSLCRKLRDRYNLAVVTNDIFTREDQEFLRKHSALSPESKIRAIETGGCPHAAIREDISANLEALEQLQAEFETQLLFVESGGDNLAAAYSVELADFHVYVIDVAGGDKVPRKGGPSITQSDVLVINKIDLAEQVGADLAVMKRDADRVRDGGPTAFTSVKLDQGVDAVVDLILSARRIAGADKAGKPVTAQQ
- a CDS encoding uncharacterized protein (alternatively spliced), with amino-acid sequence MSTQESAAKRTKVDGQAVLLITLTPCQNTLSRTAARSMPTKRLPSTFSASCLASPLRVSLARAMRPRSRAARSSST